In Gouania willdenowi chromosome 15, fGouWil2.1, whole genome shotgun sequence, one DNA window encodes the following:
- the eml4 gene encoding echinoderm microtubule-associated protein-like 4 isoform X2 — MDGFTGSLDDSMSGASVCDVNERLSALELRVQQQEDELVVMKAAMADALRRLDMATPRKQQEQQRGGKGGPLREAYSMSCIANGGTTRKRDSASFSRKDTLSSAAKRGPSVKRSSEPSEENRNRLVKAASTSRLIMKMKNTDRHREPVVSQGAKMSTREKNSLAEGNIKMFMRGRPITMFIPSDVENYDDVRTELPPERLKLEWVYGYRGRDCRANVCLLPTGEMVYFIASVVILFNYEERTQRHYLGHTDCVKCLAVHPDKIRIATGQLAGVDKDGRAVLPHVRVWDSVSLSTLSIIGSGTFERGVGSLAFSKADSGQHLSVIDDSNDHMLTVWEWQKKNKVAEIKTTNELVLAVDFHPTDPGTIVTCGKSHIFFWTWSGSSLIRKQGIFGKYEKPKFVQCVSFLRTGDILTGDSGGILLVWTRNASDTPPGKGPRAFQIVRQVKGHEGSVFCVCEMRSGALLTGGGKDHKIILWDSELRPERDVQVPDQLGTIRAVSEGKEEELLVGTSRNFILRGTFNDGFLVQVQGHTDELWGLATHPFKDVFLTCAQDRLMCLWNATEHTLIWSRLLEEHGHCADFHPSGAVVAIGTHSGKWYVLDAESTDLVGIHTDGNEQLSVMRYSVDGSLLAVGSHDNFIYLYNVSERGRKYSRYGKCSGHSSYITHLDWSPDNNFIMSNSGDYEILYWDVPNSCKLIRNRSECKDIDWATYTCVLGYHVFGVWPEGSDGTDINALIRSHNRKVIALADDFCKVHLFSYPCCTAKAPSHKYGVHSSHVTNVSFLYRDSHLISTGGKDTSILQWRLVEKPSLSVTDVISSPAPCLIEPTSAQPPPPVATPTTTNGMQEPFSETPPPADLALPLSDVTPLLSDLTTPLSDVTPPPSDSTLSLKDSLDENNTPSDEGGPLTPPT; from the exons ATGGACGGGTTCACCGGGAGCCTCG ATGACAGCATGTCTGGTGCTAGCGTGTGTGATGTGAATGAGCGTCTGTCAGCGTTGGAGCTGCGTGTGCAGCAGCAGGAAGACGAGCTGGTGGTGATGAAGGCAGCGATGGCCGACGCCCTAAGGCGCTTGGAcatggccacgcccagaaaacAACAAGAGCAACAACGAGGAGGGAAAG GCGGACCCCTTCGTGAGGCCTACTCCATGTCCTGCATTGCTAACGGAGGAACGACCCGTAAGAGAGACTCCGCCTCCTTCAGCAGGAAGGACACGCTATCATCAGCTGCTAAGAG GGGTCCCAGTGTGAAGAGGTCCTCAGAACCCTCAGAGGAGAACAGGAACAGATTAGTGAAGGCAGCGTCAACATCTAGACTGATCATGAAGATGAAGAACACAGACAG acaCAGAGAGCCGGTGGTCAGTCAAG GAGCCAAAATGTCGACCAGAGAGAAAAACAGCCTAGCAG agggGAACATTAAGATGTTTATGCGTGGTCGTCCTATCACCATGTTCATCCCCTCAGACGTAGAGAACTATGATGATGTTCGTACTGAGCTCCCCCCAGAGCGCCTCAAGCTGGAGTGGGT GTACGGGTACCGGGGCAGGGACTGCAGGGCTAACGTGTGTCTACTTCCTACTGGTGAGATGGTGTACTTCATCGCGTCCGTTGTCATCCTCTTTAACTATGAGGAACGCACACAGAGACACTACCTGGGACACACCGATTGTGTCAAGTG TCTGGCCGTTCATCCTGACAAGATCCGGATCGCCACAGGTCAGCTCGCAGGAGTGGACAAGGATGGACGG gcGGTGCTGCCTCATGTGCGTGTGTGGGACAGTGTGAGTCTGTCCACACTGTCCATCATTGGATCAGGAACGTTTGAACGAGGAGTTGGATCTTTGGCCTTTTCTAAAGCT gattcAGGGCAGCACCTCAGTGTGATCGATGACTCTAACGACCACATGCTGACAGTGTGGGAGTggcagaagaagaacaaagtggcAGAGATTAAG aCTACTAATGAGCTGGTTCTAGCAGTGGACTTCCATCCCACTGATCCAGGAACCATCGTCACCTGTGGAAAGTCTCACATCTTCTTCTGGACGTGGAGTGGTTCCTCTCTCATACGCAAACAGGGCATCTTTGGG AAATACGAAAAGCCAAAGTTTGTCCAGTGTGTGTCCTTCCTGAGGACTGGAGATATCCTGACTGGAGACTCTGGAGGGATTCTGCTGGTTTGGACCAGGAATGCCTCGGACACGCCCCCAGGAAAGGGACCACGAG ccttCCAGATCGTGCggcaggtcaaaggtcatgagggcagtgtgttctgtgtgtgtgagatgagGAGTGGAGCTCTACTCACTGGAGGAGGAAAAGATCACAAGATCATCCTGTGGGACAGTGAACTGAGACCAGAGAGGGACGTACAG GTCCCAGATCAGTTGGGGACCATCAGGGCGGTGTCTGAggggaaggaggaggagcttctgGTGGGAACGTCTCGTAACTTCATCCTCAGGGGAACCTTTAACGACGGTTTCCTGGTGCAGGTCCAG GGACACACAGACGAGCTGTGGGGGTTGGCCACTCACCCGTTCAAAGACGTGTTCCTAACGTGTGCTCAGGACAGACTGATGTGTTTGTGGAACGCTACGGAACACACACTGATCTGGAGCCGCCTgctggag GAACATGGACATTGTGCTGATTTCCATCCCAGTGGAGCAGTGGTTGCCATAGGAACACACTCTGGAAA gtggtaTGTTCTAGATGCTGAGTCCACAGACCTGGTTGGGATCCACACTGATGGGAACGAGCAGCTGTCAGTCATGCGTTATTCTGTTG atggcTCTCTGCTGGCTGTGGGTTCACATGATAACTTTATTTACCTCTACAACGTCTCTGAGAGAGGACGAAAGTACAGTCGCTACGGGAAGTGCTCG GGACACTCCAGTTACATCACTCACCTGGATTGGTCACCTGACAACAACTTCATCATGTCCAACTCTGGAGACTACGAGATACTTTACT gggaCGTCCCAAACAGCTGTAAACTGATCAGAAACCGCTCTGAGTGTAAAGACATCGACTGGGCCACGTACACCTGTGTGTTAGGATACCACGTGTttg gggtgTGGCCTGAGGGCTCTGATGGCACAGATATAAACGCTCTGATCAGGTCTCACAACAGGAAGGTGATCGCTCTAGCAGACGATTTCTGTAAAGTTCACCTGTTCTCCTACCCGTGCTGTACTGctaag gctccCAGCCATAAGTATGGCGTCCacagcagtcatgtgaccaatGTGAGCTTCCTGTACAGAGACAGTCACCTGATCTCTACGGGGGGGAAAGACACCAGCATCCTCCAGTGGCGATTGGTGGAGAAGCCCTCCCTGTCTGTCACTGATGTCATCtctagccccgccccctgcctgATAGAGCCCACCTCAGCCCAGCCCCCTCCCCCTGTGGCCACGCCCACAACAACCAATGGAATGCAGGAACCTTTTTCTGAAACCCCACCCCCTGCTGATTTAGCCCTGCCCCTCTCTGATGTGACTCCACTTCTCTCAGATTTGACCACGCCCCTCAGTGATGTGACTCCGCCCCCCTCCGATAGCACCCTCAGTCTAAAGGACAGTCTGGACGAAAACAACACGCCCAGTGATGAGGGGGGGCCACTGACCCCTCCCACCTAA
- the eml4 gene encoding echinoderm microtubule-associated protein-like 4 isoform X1 translates to MDGFTGSLDDSMSGASVCDVNERLSALELRVQQQEDELVVMKAAMADALRRLDMATPRKQQEQQRGGKGGPLREAYSMSCIANGGTTRKRDSASFSRKDTLSSAAKSAPEKKKEVPQCSQMEEIQERGEPPSSPHPPTPQATPTDSKGHTPPKRGPSVKRSSEPSEENRNRLVKAASTSRLIMKMKNTDRHREPVVSQGAKMSTREKNSLAEGNIKMFMRGRPITMFIPSDVENYDDVRTELPPERLKLEWVYGYRGRDCRANVCLLPTGEMVYFIASVVILFNYEERTQRHYLGHTDCVKCLAVHPDKIRIATGQLAGVDKDGRAVLPHVRVWDSVSLSTLSIIGSGTFERGVGSLAFSKADSGQHLSVIDDSNDHMLTVWEWQKKNKVAEIKTTNELVLAVDFHPTDPGTIVTCGKSHIFFWTWSGSSLIRKQGIFGKYEKPKFVQCVSFLRTGDILTGDSGGILLVWTRNASDTPPGKGPRAFQIVRQVKGHEGSVFCVCEMRSGALLTGGGKDHKIILWDSELRPERDVQVPDQLGTIRAVSEGKEEELLVGTSRNFILRGTFNDGFLVQVQGHTDELWGLATHPFKDVFLTCAQDRLMCLWNATEHTLIWSRLLEEHGHCADFHPSGAVVAIGTHSGKWYVLDAESTDLVGIHTDGNEQLSVMRYSVDGSLLAVGSHDNFIYLYNVSERGRKYSRYGKCSGHSSYITHLDWSPDNNFIMSNSGDYEILYWDVPNSCKLIRNRSECKDIDWATYTCVLGYHVFGVWPEGSDGTDINALIRSHNRKVIALADDFCKVHLFSYPCCTAKAPSHKYGVHSSHVTNVSFLYRDSHLISTGGKDTSILQWRLVEKPSLSVTDVISSPAPCLIEPTSAQPPPPVATPTTTNGMQEPFSETPPPADLALPLSDVTPLLSDLTTPLSDVTPPPSDSTLSLKDSLDENNTPSDEGGPLTPPT, encoded by the exons ATGGACGGGTTCACCGGGAGCCTCG ATGACAGCATGTCTGGTGCTAGCGTGTGTGATGTGAATGAGCGTCTGTCAGCGTTGGAGCTGCGTGTGCAGCAGCAGGAAGACGAGCTGGTGGTGATGAAGGCAGCGATGGCCGACGCCCTAAGGCGCTTGGAcatggccacgcccagaaaacAACAAGAGCAACAACGAGGAGGGAAAG GCGGACCCCTTCGTGAGGCCTACTCCATGTCCTGCATTGCTAACGGAGGAACGACCCGTAAGAGAGACTCCGCCTCCTTCAGCAGGAAGGACACGCTATCATCAGCTGCTAAGAG TGCACCAGAGAAAAAGAAGGAGGTCCCTCAGTGCTCTCAGATGGAGGAGATCCAGGAACGAGGGGAACCCCCTtcttccccccacccccctactcctcaggccacgcccactgaCAGCAAAGGCCACACCCCTCCAAAAAG GGGTCCCAGTGTGAAGAGGTCCTCAGAACCCTCAGAGGAGAACAGGAACAGATTAGTGAAGGCAGCGTCAACATCTAGACTGATCATGAAGATGAAGAACACAGACAG acaCAGAGAGCCGGTGGTCAGTCAAG GAGCCAAAATGTCGACCAGAGAGAAAAACAGCCTAGCAG agggGAACATTAAGATGTTTATGCGTGGTCGTCCTATCACCATGTTCATCCCCTCAGACGTAGAGAACTATGATGATGTTCGTACTGAGCTCCCCCCAGAGCGCCTCAAGCTGGAGTGGGT GTACGGGTACCGGGGCAGGGACTGCAGGGCTAACGTGTGTCTACTTCCTACTGGTGAGATGGTGTACTTCATCGCGTCCGTTGTCATCCTCTTTAACTATGAGGAACGCACACAGAGACACTACCTGGGACACACCGATTGTGTCAAGTG TCTGGCCGTTCATCCTGACAAGATCCGGATCGCCACAGGTCAGCTCGCAGGAGTGGACAAGGATGGACGG gcGGTGCTGCCTCATGTGCGTGTGTGGGACAGTGTGAGTCTGTCCACACTGTCCATCATTGGATCAGGAACGTTTGAACGAGGAGTTGGATCTTTGGCCTTTTCTAAAGCT gattcAGGGCAGCACCTCAGTGTGATCGATGACTCTAACGACCACATGCTGACAGTGTGGGAGTggcagaagaagaacaaagtggcAGAGATTAAG aCTACTAATGAGCTGGTTCTAGCAGTGGACTTCCATCCCACTGATCCAGGAACCATCGTCACCTGTGGAAAGTCTCACATCTTCTTCTGGACGTGGAGTGGTTCCTCTCTCATACGCAAACAGGGCATCTTTGGG AAATACGAAAAGCCAAAGTTTGTCCAGTGTGTGTCCTTCCTGAGGACTGGAGATATCCTGACTGGAGACTCTGGAGGGATTCTGCTGGTTTGGACCAGGAATGCCTCGGACACGCCCCCAGGAAAGGGACCACGAG ccttCCAGATCGTGCggcaggtcaaaggtcatgagggcagtgtgttctgtgtgtgtgagatgagGAGTGGAGCTCTACTCACTGGAGGAGGAAAAGATCACAAGATCATCCTGTGGGACAGTGAACTGAGACCAGAGAGGGACGTACAG GTCCCAGATCAGTTGGGGACCATCAGGGCGGTGTCTGAggggaaggaggaggagcttctgGTGGGAACGTCTCGTAACTTCATCCTCAGGGGAACCTTTAACGACGGTTTCCTGGTGCAGGTCCAG GGACACACAGACGAGCTGTGGGGGTTGGCCACTCACCCGTTCAAAGACGTGTTCCTAACGTGTGCTCAGGACAGACTGATGTGTTTGTGGAACGCTACGGAACACACACTGATCTGGAGCCGCCTgctggag GAACATGGACATTGTGCTGATTTCCATCCCAGTGGAGCAGTGGTTGCCATAGGAACACACTCTGGAAA gtggtaTGTTCTAGATGCTGAGTCCACAGACCTGGTTGGGATCCACACTGATGGGAACGAGCAGCTGTCAGTCATGCGTTATTCTGTTG atggcTCTCTGCTGGCTGTGGGTTCACATGATAACTTTATTTACCTCTACAACGTCTCTGAGAGAGGACGAAAGTACAGTCGCTACGGGAAGTGCTCG GGACACTCCAGTTACATCACTCACCTGGATTGGTCACCTGACAACAACTTCATCATGTCCAACTCTGGAGACTACGAGATACTTTACT gggaCGTCCCAAACAGCTGTAAACTGATCAGAAACCGCTCTGAGTGTAAAGACATCGACTGGGCCACGTACACCTGTGTGTTAGGATACCACGTGTttg gggtgTGGCCTGAGGGCTCTGATGGCACAGATATAAACGCTCTGATCAGGTCTCACAACAGGAAGGTGATCGCTCTAGCAGACGATTTCTGTAAAGTTCACCTGTTCTCCTACCCGTGCTGTACTGctaag gctccCAGCCATAAGTATGGCGTCCacagcagtcatgtgaccaatGTGAGCTTCCTGTACAGAGACAGTCACCTGATCTCTACGGGGGGGAAAGACACCAGCATCCTCCAGTGGCGATTGGTGGAGAAGCCCTCCCTGTCTGTCACTGATGTCATCtctagccccgccccctgcctgATAGAGCCCACCTCAGCCCAGCCCCCTCCCCCTGTGGCCACGCCCACAACAACCAATGGAATGCAGGAACCTTTTTCTGAAACCCCACCCCCTGCTGATTTAGCCCTGCCCCTCTCTGATGTGACTCCACTTCTCTCAGATTTGACCACGCCCCTCAGTGATGTGACTCCGCCCCCCTCCGATAGCACCCTCAGTCTAAAGGACAGTCTGGACGAAAACAACACGCCCAGTGATGAGGGGGGGCCACTGACCCCTCCCACCTAA